The Bos indicus x Bos taurus breed Angus x Brahman F1 hybrid chromosome 13, Bos_hybrid_MaternalHap_v2.0, whole genome shotgun sequence genome includes a region encoding these proteins:
- the STX16 gene encoding syntaxin-16 isoform X5 has protein sequence MATRRLTDAFLLLRNNSIQNRQLLAEQLADDRMALVSGISLDPEAAIGVTKRSPPKWVDGVDEIQYDVGRIKQKMKELASLHDQHLNRPTLDDSSEQEHAIEITTQEITQLFHRCQRAVQALPSRARRACSEQEERLLRNVVASLAQALQELSTSFRHAQSSYLRRMKNREERSQHFFATSVPLMDDGEDNTLYDRGFTDEQLVLVEQNTLLVEEREREIRQIVQSISDLNEIFRDLGAMIVEQGTVLDRIDYNVEQSCIKTEDGLKQLHKAEQYQKKNRKMLVILILLVIIIVLTVVLVGVKSR, from the exons ATGGCCACGAGGCGTTTAACCGACGCTTTCTTGTTGTTGCGGAATAATTCCATCCAAAACCGGCAGCTGTTAGCCGAGCAA CTCGCTGATGATCGCATGGCTCTGGTGTCAGGCATCAGCTTGGACCCAGAAGCCGCAATTGGTGTGACAAAGCGGTCCCCTCCTAAATGGGTGGATGGAGTGGATGAA ATACAGTATGATGTTGGGCGGATTAAACAGAAGATGAAGGAGTTAGCCAGCCTTCATGACCAGCACTTAAACCGACCTACCCTGGATGACAGCAGCGAGCAGGAGCATGCCATTGAGATAACCACACAGGAGATCACCCAG CTCTTCCATAGGTGTCAGCGTGCGGTGCAGGCGCTGCCCAGCCGGGCCCGCCGGGCCTGCTCGGAGCAGGAGGAGCGGCTCCTCCGAAACGTGGTGGCCTCGCTGGCCCAGGCCCTGCAGGAGCTGTCCACCAGCTTCCGGCACGCACAGTCCAGCTACCTCCGAC GCATGAAGAATCGAGAGGAAAGATCCCAGCATTTTTTTGCTACATCAGTACCGCTGATGGACGATGGCGAGGATAATACTCTGTATGACCGG GGCTTTACAGACGAGCAGCTAGTGCTGGTGGAGCAGAACACGCTGCTGGTGGAGGAACGGGAGAGGGAGATTCGCCAGATCGTGCAGTCCATCTCTGACCTGAACGAGATATTTAGGGACCTGGGAGCCATGATCGTAGAACAG GGTACCGTCCTCGATAGAATCGACTATAATGTTGAGCAGTCCTGTATCAAAACTGAAGACGGCTTGAAACAGCTCCACAAG GCAGAGCAGTATCAGAAGAAGAACCGGAAGATGCTCGTGATCCTGATATTGCTCGTCATCATCATCGTCCTCACTGTTGTCCTCGTCGGCGTGAAGTCTCGCTGA
- the STX16 gene encoding syntaxin-16 isoform X2, whose translation MATRRLTDAFLLLRNNSIQNRQLLAEQVSSHTTSSPLHSRSIAALADDRMALVSGISLDPEAAIGVTKRSPPKWVDGVDEIQYDVGRIKQKMKELASLHDQHLNRPTLDDSSEQEHAIEITTQEITQLFHRCQRAVQALPSRARRACSEQEERLLRNVVASLAQALQELSTSFRHAQSSYLRRMKNREERSQHFFATSVPLMDDGEDNTLYDRGFTDEQLVLVEQNTLLVEEREREIRQIVQSISDLNEIFRDLGAMIVEQGTVLDRIDYNVEQSCIKTEDGLKQLHKAEQYQKKNRKMLVILILLVIIIVLTVVLVGVKSR comes from the exons ATGGCCACGAGGCGTTTAACCGACGCTTTCTTGTTGTTGCGGAATAATTCCATCCAAAACCGGCAGCTGTTAGCCGAGCAAGTGAGTAGTCACACCACCTCCAGCCCTCTGCATTCACGTAGCATTGCTGCG CTCGCTGATGATCGCATGGCTCTGGTGTCAGGCATCAGCTTGGACCCAGAAGCCGCAATTGGTGTGACAAAGCGGTCCCCTCCTAAATGGGTGGATGGAGTGGATGAA ATACAGTATGATGTTGGGCGGATTAAACAGAAGATGAAGGAGTTAGCCAGCCTTCATGACCAGCACTTAAACCGACCTACCCTGGATGACAGCAGCGAGCAGGAGCATGCCATTGAGATAACCACACAGGAGATCACCCAG CTCTTCCATAGGTGTCAGCGTGCGGTGCAGGCGCTGCCCAGCCGGGCCCGCCGGGCCTGCTCGGAGCAGGAGGAGCGGCTCCTCCGAAACGTGGTGGCCTCGCTGGCCCAGGCCCTGCAGGAGCTGTCCACCAGCTTCCGGCACGCACAGTCCAGCTACCTCCGAC GCATGAAGAATCGAGAGGAAAGATCCCAGCATTTTTTTGCTACATCAGTACCGCTGATGGACGATGGCGAGGATAATACTCTGTATGACCGG GGCTTTACAGACGAGCAGCTAGTGCTGGTGGAGCAGAACACGCTGCTGGTGGAGGAACGGGAGAGGGAGATTCGCCAGATCGTGCAGTCCATCTCTGACCTGAACGAGATATTTAGGGACCTGGGAGCCATGATCGTAGAACAG GGTACCGTCCTCGATAGAATCGACTATAATGTTGAGCAGTCCTGTATCAAAACTGAAGACGGCTTGAAACAGCTCCACAAG GCAGAGCAGTATCAGAAGAAGAACCGGAAGATGCTCGTGATCCTGATATTGCTCGTCATCATCATCGTCCTCACTGTTGTCCTCGTCGGCGTGAAGTCTCGCTGA
- the STX16 gene encoding syntaxin-16 isoform X1: protein MATRRLTDAFLLLRNNSIQNRQLLAEQVSSHTTSSPLHSRSIAAELDELADDRMALVSGISLDPEAAIGVTKRSPPKWVDGVDEIQYDVGRIKQKMKELASLHDQHLNRPTLDDSSEQEHAIEITTQEITQLFHRCQRAVQALPSRARRACSEQEERLLRNVVASLAQALQELSTSFRHAQSSYLRRMKNREERSQHFFATSVPLMDDGEDNTLYDRGFTDEQLVLVEQNTLLVEEREREIRQIVQSISDLNEIFRDLGAMIVEQGTVLDRIDYNVEQSCIKTEDGLKQLHKAEQYQKKNRKMLVILILLVIIIVLTVVLVGVKSR from the exons ATGGCCACGAGGCGTTTAACCGACGCTTTCTTGTTGTTGCGGAATAATTCCATCCAAAACCGGCAGCTGTTAGCCGAGCAAGTGAGTAGTCACACCACCTCCAGCCCTCTGCATTCACGTAGCATTGCTGCG GAGCTGGATGAG CTCGCTGATGATCGCATGGCTCTGGTGTCAGGCATCAGCTTGGACCCAGAAGCCGCAATTGGTGTGACAAAGCGGTCCCCTCCTAAATGGGTGGATGGAGTGGATGAA ATACAGTATGATGTTGGGCGGATTAAACAGAAGATGAAGGAGTTAGCCAGCCTTCATGACCAGCACTTAAACCGACCTACCCTGGATGACAGCAGCGAGCAGGAGCATGCCATTGAGATAACCACACAGGAGATCACCCAG CTCTTCCATAGGTGTCAGCGTGCGGTGCAGGCGCTGCCCAGCCGGGCCCGCCGGGCCTGCTCGGAGCAGGAGGAGCGGCTCCTCCGAAACGTGGTGGCCTCGCTGGCCCAGGCCCTGCAGGAGCTGTCCACCAGCTTCCGGCACGCACAGTCCAGCTACCTCCGAC GCATGAAGAATCGAGAGGAAAGATCCCAGCATTTTTTTGCTACATCAGTACCGCTGATGGACGATGGCGAGGATAATACTCTGTATGACCGG GGCTTTACAGACGAGCAGCTAGTGCTGGTGGAGCAGAACACGCTGCTGGTGGAGGAACGGGAGAGGGAGATTCGCCAGATCGTGCAGTCCATCTCTGACCTGAACGAGATATTTAGGGACCTGGGAGCCATGATCGTAGAACAG GGTACCGTCCTCGATAGAATCGACTATAATGTTGAGCAGTCCTGTATCAAAACTGAAGACGGCTTGAAACAGCTCCACAAG GCAGAGCAGTATCAGAAGAAGAACCGGAAGATGCTCGTGATCCTGATATTGCTCGTCATCATCATCGTCCTCACTGTTGTCCTCGTCGGCGTGAAGTCTCGCTGA
- the STX16 gene encoding syntaxin-16 isoform X4 gives MATRRLTDAFLLLRNNSIQNRQLLAEQELDELADDRMALVSGISLDPEAAIGVTKRSPPKWVDGVDEIQYDVGRIKQKMKELASLHDQHLNRPTLDDSSEQEHAIEITTQEITQLFHRCQRAVQALPSRARRACSEQEERLLRNVVASLAQALQELSTSFRHAQSSYLRRMKNREERSQHFFATSVPLMDDGEDNTLYDRGFTDEQLVLVEQNTLLVEEREREIRQIVQSISDLNEIFRDLGAMIVEQGTVLDRIDYNVEQSCIKTEDGLKQLHKAEQYQKKNRKMLVILILLVIIIVLTVVLVGVKSR, from the exons ATGGCCACGAGGCGTTTAACCGACGCTTTCTTGTTGTTGCGGAATAATTCCATCCAAAACCGGCAGCTGTTAGCCGAGCAA GAGCTGGATGAG CTCGCTGATGATCGCATGGCTCTGGTGTCAGGCATCAGCTTGGACCCAGAAGCCGCAATTGGTGTGACAAAGCGGTCCCCTCCTAAATGGGTGGATGGAGTGGATGAA ATACAGTATGATGTTGGGCGGATTAAACAGAAGATGAAGGAGTTAGCCAGCCTTCATGACCAGCACTTAAACCGACCTACCCTGGATGACAGCAGCGAGCAGGAGCATGCCATTGAGATAACCACACAGGAGATCACCCAG CTCTTCCATAGGTGTCAGCGTGCGGTGCAGGCGCTGCCCAGCCGGGCCCGCCGGGCCTGCTCGGAGCAGGAGGAGCGGCTCCTCCGAAACGTGGTGGCCTCGCTGGCCCAGGCCCTGCAGGAGCTGTCCACCAGCTTCCGGCACGCACAGTCCAGCTACCTCCGAC GCATGAAGAATCGAGAGGAAAGATCCCAGCATTTTTTTGCTACATCAGTACCGCTGATGGACGATGGCGAGGATAATACTCTGTATGACCGG GGCTTTACAGACGAGCAGCTAGTGCTGGTGGAGCAGAACACGCTGCTGGTGGAGGAACGGGAGAGGGAGATTCGCCAGATCGTGCAGTCCATCTCTGACCTGAACGAGATATTTAGGGACCTGGGAGCCATGATCGTAGAACAG GGTACCGTCCTCGATAGAATCGACTATAATGTTGAGCAGTCCTGTATCAAAACTGAAGACGGCTTGAAACAGCTCCACAAG GCAGAGCAGTATCAGAAGAAGAACCGGAAGATGCTCGTGATCCTGATATTGCTCGTCATCATCATCGTCCTCACTGTTGTCCTCGTCGGCGTGAAGTCTCGCTGA
- the STX16 gene encoding syntaxin-16 isoform X3 codes for MSWMSQIKSNSYSQVCPRKLRSGTWKDRKTVPYPSSIKSKFVIQLADDRMALVSGISLDPEAAIGVTKRSPPKWVDGVDEIQYDVGRIKQKMKELASLHDQHLNRPTLDDSSEQEHAIEITTQEITQLFHRCQRAVQALPSRARRACSEQEERLLRNVVASLAQALQELSTSFRHAQSSYLRRMKNREERSQHFFATSVPLMDDGEDNTLYDRGFTDEQLVLVEQNTLLVEEREREIRQIVQSISDLNEIFRDLGAMIVEQGTVLDRIDYNVEQSCIKTEDGLKQLHKAEQYQKKNRKMLVILILLVIIIVLTVVLVGVKSR; via the exons AT GAGCTGGATGAG CCAGATCAAGTCAAATTCATATTCACAAGTATGTCCAAGGAAATTAAGAAGTGGTACGTGGAAAGATAGGAAAACAGTTCCATATCCTAGCAGTATCAAAAGCAAGTTTGTAATCCAG CTCGCTGATGATCGCATGGCTCTGGTGTCAGGCATCAGCTTGGACCCAGAAGCCGCAATTGGTGTGACAAAGCGGTCCCCTCCTAAATGGGTGGATGGAGTGGATGAA ATACAGTATGATGTTGGGCGGATTAAACAGAAGATGAAGGAGTTAGCCAGCCTTCATGACCAGCACTTAAACCGACCTACCCTGGATGACAGCAGCGAGCAGGAGCATGCCATTGAGATAACCACACAGGAGATCACCCAG CTCTTCCATAGGTGTCAGCGTGCGGTGCAGGCGCTGCCCAGCCGGGCCCGCCGGGCCTGCTCGGAGCAGGAGGAGCGGCTCCTCCGAAACGTGGTGGCCTCGCTGGCCCAGGCCCTGCAGGAGCTGTCCACCAGCTTCCGGCACGCACAGTCCAGCTACCTCCGAC GCATGAAGAATCGAGAGGAAAGATCCCAGCATTTTTTTGCTACATCAGTACCGCTGATGGACGATGGCGAGGATAATACTCTGTATGACCGG GGCTTTACAGACGAGCAGCTAGTGCTGGTGGAGCAGAACACGCTGCTGGTGGAGGAACGGGAGAGGGAGATTCGCCAGATCGTGCAGTCCATCTCTGACCTGAACGAGATATTTAGGGACCTGGGAGCCATGATCGTAGAACAG GGTACCGTCCTCGATAGAATCGACTATAATGTTGAGCAGTCCTGTATCAAAACTGAAGACGGCTTGAAACAGCTCCACAAG GCAGAGCAGTATCAGAAGAAGAACCGGAAGATGCTCGTGATCCTGATATTGCTCGTCATCATCATCGTCCTCACTGTTGTCCTCGTCGGCGTGAAGTCTCGCTGA
- the STX16 gene encoding syntaxin-16 isoform X6 has product MALVSGISLDPEAAIGVTKRSPPKWVDGVDEIQYDVGRIKQKMKELASLHDQHLNRPTLDDSSEQEHAIEITTQEITQLFHRCQRAVQALPSRARRACSEQEERLLRNVVASLAQALQELSTSFRHAQSSYLRRMKNREERSQHFFATSVPLMDDGEDNTLYDRGFTDEQLVLVEQNTLLVEEREREIRQIVQSISDLNEIFRDLGAMIVEQGTVLDRIDYNVEQSCIKTEDGLKQLHKAEQYQKKNRKMLVILILLVIIIVLTVVLVGVKSR; this is encoded by the exons ATGGCTCTGGTGTCAGGCATCAGCTTGGACCCAGAAGCCGCAATTGGTGTGACAAAGCGGTCCCCTCCTAAATGGGTGGATGGAGTGGATGAA ATACAGTATGATGTTGGGCGGATTAAACAGAAGATGAAGGAGTTAGCCAGCCTTCATGACCAGCACTTAAACCGACCTACCCTGGATGACAGCAGCGAGCAGGAGCATGCCATTGAGATAACCACACAGGAGATCACCCAG CTCTTCCATAGGTGTCAGCGTGCGGTGCAGGCGCTGCCCAGCCGGGCCCGCCGGGCCTGCTCGGAGCAGGAGGAGCGGCTCCTCCGAAACGTGGTGGCCTCGCTGGCCCAGGCCCTGCAGGAGCTGTCCACCAGCTTCCGGCACGCACAGTCCAGCTACCTCCGAC GCATGAAGAATCGAGAGGAAAGATCCCAGCATTTTTTTGCTACATCAGTACCGCTGATGGACGATGGCGAGGATAATACTCTGTATGACCGG GGCTTTACAGACGAGCAGCTAGTGCTGGTGGAGCAGAACACGCTGCTGGTGGAGGAACGGGAGAGGGAGATTCGCCAGATCGTGCAGTCCATCTCTGACCTGAACGAGATATTTAGGGACCTGGGAGCCATGATCGTAGAACAG GGTACCGTCCTCGATAGAATCGACTATAATGTTGAGCAGTCCTGTATCAAAACTGAAGACGGCTTGAAACAGCTCCACAAG GCAGAGCAGTATCAGAAGAAGAACCGGAAGATGCTCGTGATCCTGATATTGCTCGTCATCATCATCGTCCTCACTGTTGTCCTCGTCGGCGTGAAGTCTCGCTGA